One genomic window of [Clostridium] scindens ATCC 35704 includes the following:
- a CDS encoding APC family permease, translated as MDNMSNNENNQGGSLGLWTCVAMIAGGMVGSAIFSLSGLTMTAAGPSAILTWAIAAVIMLCYGLICAELSTRFPKSGGVFVFPSKALGKTEKEGRLWGWISTWGYINANIVAIAFAAIYVGTYLSVGFPIFEGKQVPLAIVSILFIFVLNSVKFSLAGKVNNLLVLGLVIAMAVYIGVAFTTGAWDGATLTPFFTQGSAGSTGFLAMVPTAMVGYGSIVAMAFMVSEVKNPNKNVPKSILIALILVVSLYVGIILATVGMVSAEYLMENPGMQFIPLYAAAFTKLASIPWISKVISIAALFALLTTMLTVTSLTSRAVQATAEKGLMPAKLAENNKAGVPVYATILIMAPCLVISCFPQLTSTIVSFAALFATVTITINVVSLLVARKKFDLPEGAFHAPGGKVLPIVALVLIVLCYIPDIIGGGWKIWAYTIVWYVVGLIYYKVRNGKNK; from the coding sequence ATGGACAATATGTCAAACAATGAAAACAATCAGGGCGGCTCATTAGGTCTTTGGACTTGTGTGGCAATGATCGCAGGAGGTATGGTCGGAAGTGCAATCTTCTCATTGTCAGGCTTAACAATGACGGCCGCAGGACCATCAGCAATTCTTACATGGGCAATTGCGGCGGTAATCATGTTATGTTACGGATTGATTTGTGCAGAACTTTCAACAAGATTTCCGAAATCAGGAGGAGTGTTCGTATTTCCTTCTAAGGCACTTGGAAAAACAGAAAAGGAAGGACGTTTGTGGGGATGGATTTCTACATGGGGATATATTAATGCAAATATTGTTGCTATTGCATTTGCAGCGATTTATGTAGGAACATATTTAAGCGTTGGATTCCCGATATTTGAAGGGAAACAGGTTCCGCTGGCAATTGTTTCTATACTTTTTATTTTTGTTTTAAACAGTGTAAAATTCTCACTTGCAGGAAAGGTCAACAACTTATTAGTATTAGGGCTTGTAATAGCAATGGCTGTTTACATTGGCGTTGCATTTACAACAGGAGCATGGGATGGAGCTACATTAACACCGTTCTTCACACAAGGTTCTGCAGGAAGCACAGGTTTTCTTGCGATGGTACCTACAGCAATGGTTGGATATGGCTCTATCGTAGCAATGGCATTCATGGTTTCTGAAGTTAAGAATCCAAACAAGAATGTGCCAAAATCTATCCTTATTGCGTTGATTCTTGTAGTATCTTTATACGTTGGAATTATCTTAGCTACAGTTGGTATGGTATCAGCAGAATATCTTATGGAAAATCCGGGAATGCAGTTTATTCCGTTATATGCAGCAGCGTTTACAAAACTTGCATCTATTCCATGGATATCTAAAGTAATTTCTATTGCTGCCTTGTTTGCACTTTTAACAACAATGCTTACTGTTACCTCTCTTACTTCAAGAGCTGTACAAGCAACTGCAGAAAAAGGACTTATGCCTGCAAAACTGGCAGAGAACAACAAAGCTGGCGTACCGGTATATGCGACAATTTTAATTATGGCTCCATGTTTAGTAATTTCTTGCTTCCCACAGTTAACATCTACAATCGTAAGCTTTGCAGCATTATTTGCAACAGTGACAATCACGATTAATGTTGTTTCACTTCTTGTAGCAAGAAAGAAATTTGATTTACCGGAAGGTGCGTTCCATGCTCCGGGCGGAAAAGTACTTCCAATTGTTGCTCTTGTATTGATCGTTCTGTGCTATATTCCTGATATCATCGGCGGTGGCTGGAAAATCTGGGCATATACAATTGTATGGTATGTTGTGGGATTGATTTATTACAAAGTAAGAAATGGAAAAAACAAATAG